One part of the Mus pahari unplaced genomic scaffold, PAHARI_EIJ_v1.1 scaffold_6700_1, whole genome shotgun sequence genome encodes these proteins:
- the LOC110315708 gene encoding olfactory receptor 2D2-like — protein sequence MDSLTVSTMWMVLGQNQSWVSEFILIGFSNDPTTNNILFIVFLLIYLSTVLGNGLIIMLVCLDTQLHTPMYFFLCTLSLLDMSYITTTMPQMLVHLLAHSQIISFTGCWLQMFVFSALGITECTFFVVMAYDRYVAICYPLRYTVILNWGLCIQLTAGSWVCGLFSSLLHTFFTMSLPYCGPNRVNHYFCEGPSVRSLACMDTHLIEMVDFVLSVFVVVIPISLIVASYIGIAKAILKIKSTEGRCKAFSTCASHLTVVTFFYAPATYIYMRPDSSYSPERDKQISLFYNAFTALLNPVVYSLRNKDIKRAFFKVMGYGRMDY from the coding sequence cTGATTGGCTTCTCCAACGACCCCACGACCAACAACATCCTCTTCAttgtcttccttctcatctacctGAGTACAGTCCTGGGCAACGGGCTCATCATCATGCTGGTCTGCCTAgacacacagctgcacacacccatgtacttcttcctctgtaCCCTCTCCCTGTTGGATATGAGCTATATCACCACCACTATGCCCCAGATGTTGGTGCATCTTCTTGCTCACTCTCAGATCATCTCCTTTACTGGCTGCTGGCTGCAGATGTTTGTGTTCAGTGCCCTGGGTATAACTGAGTGCACATTTTTTGTTGTCATGGCTTATGACCGGTATGTGGCCATTTGTTATCCTCTGCGCTATACTGTCATCCTTAACTGGGGCCTCTGCATACAATTGACAGCAGGGTCTTGGGTCtgtggtttattttcttctttgttgcaTACTTTTTTCACCATGAGTCTGCCATATTGTGGGCCCAACAGGGTCAACCACTACTTCTGTGAAGGTCCTTCAGTGCGTAGCCTGGCTTGCATGGATACTCACCTCATTGAGATGGTGGATTTTGTATTGAGTGTTTTTGTGGTTGTGATTCCAATTTCCCTCATTGTGGCCTCCTACATTGGTATTGCCAAGGCAATTCTCAAGATTAAGTCCACAGAGGGGCGCTGTAAGGCTTTCTCTACCTGTGCCTCCCACCTGACTGTGGTAACATTCTTCTATGCTCCAGCCACTTACATCTACATGAGGCCTGACTCCAGTTACTCCCCTGAGCGAGACAAGCAGATCTCACTCTTTTACAATGCCTTCACAGCCTTGCTCAACCCTGTGGTCTACAGTCTGAGGAACAAGGACATCAAGAGGGCATTTTTCAAGGTGATGGGATATGGTAGGATGGACTACTAA